The DNA region gtttggcggggcgggccaacccgacgggcccaacccaaattgacggctctaggcttcactcaccaggactttcacctagcttcactcactagggttttccatctgcctagcttcactcactaggtctttcacctggcttcactcaccaggactttcacctagcttcactcactagggttttccatctgcctagcttcactcactaggtctttcacctggcttcactcaccaggactttccttctgcctaacatcccagttaggacttcccagtcaagtattcggtcaaccttgacctacttgactcttcttcaattaacatcttattgtcaaacatctaaactcaaacaaagactcagcttggtcaaccaggtcaaccttgacctgagggatgttgcaccaacaaatagtaAGATAGTAAGATAAATAGAATAAAAGTAGATGGTCAACCCTATAGTTTATCCATCAAGTAAATCGAGGAAGCGCGACAATGCTTAATATGACATCCAagcatagtttgtagaatcgcgatcctacgTAGAATCGATTTAGGatcaggatcggatcgtagaatcgtacgatcctaccaaaaacccttaaaatcttatcatacatgattaataattagaaaaaatacttaaaaaactcatttacatataaatagataactaattttgcatatatatgcaatcatttacactcaacaccttatattacattactacatgtacaaatttaaattaactagtaatttaactactattctcacatagtaataatatttatattttaatatcataaaatgaaagaatataaaatttctattaacacaataataataacacattcaacgtcaaaaatatttccttggtttataaGATGATCCAATTTAAAGGCCAATAAAGCACCTAACGTACATAACAAAAGTTATTggatcctttgattcaaatatgaacgtcgaaaataatcttctaaagattggttgatgtcacacaatactagacaatagacatccaaaaattcatcattttgggggaaaaataacagaatattattgataaaaaactaactcaaaaataattaaatatatgtttaaataatttaaaaccttAACAAgatgaaaaaatataataataaaaaataaaatcttctaggcatccgaaaaggatttaaataatattttttgggtttgaaatagggtggttaaggataaactttgaaatttattaaagatctctgaacgagctttgatttgatatattataggccccgtggttcaatccgagttaaaagttatgacctctcaaagcttccaccgatcctgctccgattctgctcTGATCCTGttacgatcctaccgatcctgctgcgatcctGCTGCAAAACtcgattctgcacgatcctggatcgattttgggtcttaggatcgtagaatcgtacgatcctacgatccggatcgcgattttgcaaactatgcaTCCAAGTATCACTAAAATTCAATTATCGTAAGTATATTCTACGTGGAAATTGAACCCCTACTCTTTGAGAGAAATGTCAAGTCTTTTACCATTACATCATGTCTGGGGGCAACACACCCTTTCTATTAGAATCGTCAAATAAATGctcattttttgtttttttttttaatcaaaagagTACCTTATCCTATCAATCCATTGTAAAACTGATAGAACTACTATTCAATATATTATTCGATATTATTATCTTCTATCACCTGATATTAATATAACAACTTCATATCATAACAACTATAAAattgtaattattataatatttatagcagttatgatttcataattattataataattaacatgttaaaaaatatttatattctaatCGTTATAAGATCTGTTCacttaatatttatattataacaattatgaaattataattactataatttaaatttcttcatctaatattaattttatagcagttataaaatcataattactataataatttaatttattttatacaataatatttatattatgaTATAATAGTTATAAATCATGACTATTACGATATGACTTTAGGTTTCATACCATTGGCTGATAGGACAGGATGATAAGAGAATAATATCGAATTATATATCAGAGGTATCCTTATTATTTTTACAAGAGGAGCTAGTGCCTAGTGGGGCGGAaccttttgattaaaaaaaaaaaaaaaaaaaaagggcttcTGTTGATTGATTCACATAAAATAGGCCcctttgatttttttattaaaaaatatacgatcaattatattatataaatattttaggttCTAGGCGCtttgatatttttataaaattatatgatcgtataaaaatattttaggtcGATGGTGCGGTGTTTAACCCAGTTCAGATCACCTTCAGCTCCTCCTATTCGGTCCCTCGCCCCATTCTAATTTCTAATCCCTTTCCCCACTCGTCGGCGCCGCTCTTTTGCCGATCCTGTTTGGCCCGTCATCCCTAGCACTACACCGGACGATTCTGCGGGCGTAGCCAGCCGCCGCGGCCGCTCCTCGCCCACTCACATCAGGATTGGCGCAAAAAAGACGCGCTTCGGCTGGTCGGAGTCCGTCGCCGACGTGGATAGGAattagggatttttttttttttttttacttctaggTCGGTTGGCCTTTTTCTGCTGGGGCTCTGCTGGGGAGAAGACGGAAGCGCATTAGGGTTTGAGCGCTCGCCGTCATGCCTCCCGGGCGTAAAAAGGGCTCGAACCGAGTTAAGGCGGTGGGTCAGCTCAATCTGGGGGATCTTGTGCTCGCCAAGGTGAAAGGCTACCCTGCTTGGCCTGCTAAGGTTAGTTCGTTTTTTCATCCTGAAAAGTTCGAATTGTTTTTATCCTTAGGAGGCTAGGAGCCTCTTATCACTTGTTTTTTTACCTACAAAATGTCTTTGCTTGGAACCTGAATTTTTTTTGGAGCAACGCAACTACGAGCTATTCTCCCAAGTTAGTGTTGGGATTTTGgtaatctttttttttattattatgacTTCTATGCTTCTCTCTTTCTTTGCTTTGCTTTATGGTTGCTTACTATATTCATAATTTTTCCTTCAGTGATGTCTAGGCTCATCAAGACCTTTGTTTCACTTTGAAAATTTACTAGCTGAAATGTTgctatttattttattcttttaccTATAAAGAGATCTTTAATTATCTTTTGCTCGTCGGATTCCTTGATTCCTTTTTTCTAGTTATTGGAACCTTTGCTTCGTTTTAAAGATCTACTTGTTTTTAAAGttcttcattttaaaaatctactGGTTAAAGAGTAACTTTTGTATATCTGGCAAGATGTTTACTGATCCATATGTTTAAGGAAACCTATACATCATCCTTTCTTCATGTGGTTGACCTCAACTTAAATATATGCTACTTCTTTTCAGATAAGCAAGCCAGAAGACTTTGAACGACCACCAGATCCTAGGAAATACTTTGTTCAATTTTTTGGGACTAATGAAATGTAAGTTTGCTAGACTTTTTGCTGGGGCTCTCAACTATGTTTTACTCTGCTTGATTTGTCCACATTCTTCTTGATTGTCACATTTGGTTGTGATATTAATCTGGCATAGACTGTTGTTTATGGGAACTAAATGAACAAGAACTGCCTTTTCTGGTGTTAGAGAACTCagtgttgttttattatttttgattgATGAGTGAGGATTTGGCTAATTGGAACACAGTTAGCCCTTTGGATCTGCGATTCAATGAATCTGTTGAGTGATTCGATTCATCTCTTTGAAAGGACATAAATTACCACAACTATGGAAAAACACTCCACAATATGTTGCACAAACTATTTTGAACTACGGAGAAACTTATTTTCTTGCGTTGCACCATCATTAAGCCTTTAGATTTCTGTAGTCAACATGCATTGTTCATTTGAGGCGAGGCccattaaacaaacaaaataagatGATTGTTTTAGAATCAGCCAGATCTCTGTAGTTACATATTTTGTATTTAAACTTGAAAATAGCCACAAACGTCCAATTGGACTATTATGCtagtgaaagaaaataaagtaacTATGATTCTGACTAAGGCGCCATGCACATGATTGGAGTTCTCTCAAATATGGCTAGTAGACTATTAATTTTTCTTCATATTGTTGTATGGTAGAACATACTCCACTGATTTGATTTAATATAGGAATCTAATAGCCCATATGGAGTTTGAAAATAGAGTAGGAATGATGGCGATATAATAAGAGGCGAAatgatttgaaaatgcaggacTGCAGGGGCGTAACTTGGTAAAGTTGAACTAATTTGTTTAAATTGTAACCATTTACATTTAAGTCAAAATGGCTGGTGGAGAACAGGTTAAAAGGGGGAAAGATATGCAACTGGTAAAGTTCCTTGTTGCCCCTTTTCCTATTTTATTTGAGTTTCAGTTTACATGCCTGATGCCTTTCTTACATTCCAGAGAGTTTTGAGATCTTGGATTCTTTTCATTAGGAATgcatttttttcttcttaataCATTTTTCTTTGTCTTATTGAAACTTGATGTTGGTAGCCTTTCTTGAAGTCATATTAGGTATGTCTGAATGGTGATTTTTGTACAGTCTATGAATTTATATGGCTGATGCAATCTGCCACCATCGTTGTTCACCATTAAGTTATACTTTTTGCAGTGCCTTTGTAGTCCCAGCTGACATACAGATATTTACGGATGAATCAAAGAGTAAGTTGATAGCCCGTTGCCAGGGCAAAACAGTCAAACACTTTGCTAGTGCTGTTGAGGAAATTTGTGAGGCTTTTGAAGAATTGAACAAGAAGCAATCAGTAGAATCTGTTGCATCTCCTTCAAATAGTGATTTGGAAGATATCAAACATCCAGTGGAACATAGTGGGGTGTCTCATTTGAAGGATCTTGAGAAAAAGGTTGAGAATAATGCAAGTGGTGAGCCACTAGGTGTTAATGTTGATTCGAGGAGCCAAGAGGCTTGCATCTCTTTGGATCCGTCTTCAACTAATTTAAATGGCAGCGAATCTCtcttgaaaaggaaaaaaagctCAACTAATGATGGTCAGATTGCAAAAAAAAAGAAACCAGTAGTTTCCAAGTCAGATTTATACCCTTCTTCACACAAGGAGAAATTGGTGATCACTAGTTCTGATGATAATAAGGACATTAATATTGAGATATTACCTGAATTGGAAATTGGAGAGCCACTTCCGAAAGTTTCAGCAGCTGGGGGACATCACGATTGCAATGATTCCAAAAGTGAAAGTGAACATCATGGGAAAGATGTAAGCCATGCTCTTCAAGAAAATGATGGTATTGTTGCTATGAAAAAGAAAGTTTTAGTTTCAAAATCATCTTTTTTTGCTTCTGGCAAGAAGAAAAAATCAACAAGTGCTAGCCCAGATGAAATTAAGAACACTGATATACAAATGCTATCTAAAATGGAACCAAAAGGTTTGGATCTTGGCGAACTTGATAACTCTTGTGATCTGAAAGATGCTAGTAAAAGTCTGAAGGTTCAAGAAGTTCGTTCTCAGGCTGTAATGAGGAGAAAAGTTTTAGTTTCCAAATCATCTTCCTCTACTTCTTCCAGCAATGATAAATTAATGAGTATCAATCCTGATGATATTAATAATGAGGACATGATAATGTCGCCTAAAATGGAAACTGAAGATCTGTCTCCAAAAGGCTCAGCAGGGGGATTTCAAGATCACAGTGATTCCAAGGGTGAAAATGATAATGAAGAGGGAGATGCAAGTAATGCTAAGGTCCTGGAAGTTGGTCATCAAACAACAAAAGTGCTTACTGAACCGAAGCAAAATGTGGATGGTTCAGGAATAAAATCAAGTGTGGCTTTACGAAAGCAGTTGAAGGGTTCTTCTGGAAAGGGAAACAAGCTGTCTGGAGGAAAAAACACAAAGGTTACCTCACATGACTCTAACAGAGAATCATCTCGAAATACTGCATCAGGTAGTGATTCCAAAACTAGTAAGCTGCCAAAGAGCTTGAAAATTTTGAaggaaaattcttttcaaaaaggAAAAATGCATAATGATCCTAGCTGTACCAATGACCATTCAGTGGCTTCTAGTGATGTTGAGGAGAATTTCAAGGGCAGAAGTAAAAAGCACAAGTACGACGGAAGCAATGATTCAGGCCCAGCTAAGAGAGTAAAATTGGTAAAAGAGGACCAGCGTAAGAAATCAATGCAGGGTGACTTATCCCTAAGTGAGAAGACAAAGAAATCAAGGAACTCCATACTGATTGAAAATCAGTTTATATCACCTACAAATAATGATGCTCATGTTCCAACAGTAAAACATGCTGAGGACATGGATGCAGGTGCAAGTTCTGCTGCTCAAATTACTGAAAGTTCAGTTCAAACAGATTCTAAACTTGTGAAAAAGCATGATACGCCCTTGAGCACACATATCCGATATAAACGAAGATCATGTagaattgatgatgatgatgaggtggAAGAGATTAAGACACCAATTCATAAAACATGCTCTGGGAACTTGGTTTTATCAGATTCAGGCACTTCAGTTTCTGAGCAGAAATGTCACCCTGTGATAGAGAGTAATAAGGATTCTCCAACCAATAAAGATGTAACTGAGAAGGCTGGTTTAACCAGTGATCAGAAGTCTTCAGATGGCATAACCTTGCCCATCAATATAACTGAAAAGAATGAGAGAAAAGCTGAAAAATCTCAAAGCCCTCAGACTTATCAGAGTCCGACAAAGCGAGAATATCAGAAATGTTCTTTTGGTGATTCCAGAACTTCTATGCTTTCACCTAAGGCTTCTTCTTCCTTTGATGAGGTATCAAAATTGACAGATCAAACATCTGTTAAGTCCCATGTAAAAGCCTTTGATTCTTCAGGGAGAAAATCTCAAATCACACCCTCAAAATTCTCAAAAAGCAAATCTGAGAGCTTACACTTATCTACTAACCAATCCGTGCCTGAGAAAAACAAGGCATTGAATAAATCTATCAatatgaaggcaccttccaaatcTAATTCACACAATACTGCACTTACTGAAAACAAACATGAAAAGAGATTTTCCTCTGAACGGAACACTGGAAAGGATGCTTTTATAGAGAAAAGGTATTACTTGGTTTTTCAGGTATTAGTTCAGATCTTATCATGATTTAATTATTTGCTGATCGCTTTCATCAAATACAGATCAGGAATGGCTAAAGAAGAAAAACTGATTTCTGTAAGTGAGTCTTCATTTTCTGATTCCAGTAAATCAATGAAACACCTTATTGCAGTTGCTCAGGCTAAAAGGAAAGAAACACAATCACGATATGTACACCCAGAAAATCCTATTTCTGTTATAGTATCAACTCCAAATTTTATCCATGGAATGAGTCCAAGTCCTGCTGCATTGATTCCCTTCACATCAGCAAATTTGGCTAACAAGGATATGAAAGGAGCCTATGCTGCTATGCCTTCTGATTCTCCATATGCAGTTCCTCATGAGTCTTCTTTAACAAATAAAGTCGATCATGAAGAATATGAGCACAGGATAAGTCCTGAATACAGGCCAGCCGGGGGTTCGCTAAGTGGTGGCACAGAAGCTGCTGTTGCCCGTGATGCTTTAGAGGGTATGGTTGAAACCCTTTCAAGGACAAAAGATAGTATTGGGCGTGCAACTCGTCTTGCAATTGACTGTGCTAAATATGGTATTGCTGGTGAGGTAAAATTACACACATAACTATGACATGCTTTCGTGTTCTTACTGTTTTCAtaatttagcaaaattttaaaattttcttttaactctTATATTTAGTATTGGTTTGGGAAAATATGCTAGTGTAACAGTTCATGTGATACATCTTTTCTTCCCCTTCGCAGGTTGTAGAATTACTTATCCAAAAGTTGGAGAGTGAACCTAGCTTTCACCGTAGAGTTGATCTTTTATTCCTTATTGACTCTATCACTCAGTGTTCTCATACACACAAAGGTGTGCTTACATATAACTCATCTTTGTTGTTGTATAGGGAGATTTGGAAAATTCACAGTAATCATTCGTGCCATTCCTTCCATTATTTGAGGTTGTTGGTCAAATAAATACAGCACCGTTTCATCTCTTATTGTGACCACAACTCGTTTTAAACAATTTGACCATGTTCTTTGTTATGTGATATGACTTCTTTTCCTTCTGTATTCTGGATTTGGACTCATCCAAAATTGATTTTGTCAGTGATGGTTTCATAACTTATAGGGATTGCGGGATCATCATATATTCCTGCTGTTCAGGAAGCATTACCACGGTTACTGAATGCTGCTGCTCCAGCAGGGGCTAGTGCTCGCGAGAACCGCCGCCAATGTCTTAAGGTGACTATGCTACCTTAGTGACTATCTgtcaatttttatatttttctgagaattaaattttggaaggggagccttggcacaacggtaaagttgttgccatatgaccttttggtcacgggttcgaattatggaaacaacctcttgcaaaaagcagggtaaggatgcgtacaatggatccttccccggggcgcatggcgggagcttcgtgcaccgggctgccttttttttcTGAGAATTAAATTTTCTGTTCAGGTTCTGAGGTTATGGCTTGAGAGGAAAATTATGCCAGACTCTCTCCTTCGGCGCTATATTGATGACATTGAGATTCCCAATGATGACTTGAGTGCTGGGGTTTTTCTAAAGCGTCCTTCTCGAGCTGAGAGGTCTGTGGATGATCCTATTAGAGAAATGGAAGGCATGCAAGTTGATGAATATGGAAGGTATTTGGTCTTTTGTACTTTATTATTCCATTTGGTTTGGTAGGCACTTTAAGCCATTATTCATATTTGTTTCAGAAGCATTGCAtgccttttttttcttcttcttcattgatATCCTATGATTTTGGTGTTTGTCATTCATTTAAATCGCTCTTTTTCAAATGTCAAATTAGAACTGAATTTCTGGAATGTAAGTACTAGCATACTGGATACTTAATTTCATATATGTGATTTTTGTAATTCAACCAATTTTATCCCGTTTTGGTAAAAAAACTGAATTATGTTGATTGAATTGTCATTCGCCAAAGTTCTTACAGTTCAATATTTATGAGCAAGGTGATACAACTTGTGCAAAGCATAGCTTGCACCACTTTGCTTTCTTGTCTTTTCTTTATATACCTAAAAAGTAAGCAAGCTCTGCATTGATGTTTTTTAATATCTAGTTTATATATTCTCAATCTAAACCTGCCATTGTTGGTCCCAAGTTTGGATGCAAAAGGGCAAGGGTTTGCACGTTAGGTTGCCCGCTATCATGGACTTTTAGGCAAATATTCAATAAATGGATCTATCAAATTactgtgctaatgctaggttgttccctggAATGAACTCTTTGCAAGGTCAGACTGTAATGTCCTGGCAAGGATCATTATATCTCTATGAGAACTCGAGTATAGTATTAAATATATAAGAGTTTTCATACTATAGATTGGTTAAGAACAAACATTATAAAAAAACTAGTTGTCTAAGATTTGAAACAGGAAATCTAATAATGCTCACTGATAAAGCCATAAATGTAGTAGACACGATTATTAAGAGAAGAATTAATATTCTATGTGTACAAGAGAATtcaagttttaagttatggtatacaggaaagagtaaaataagaaataaagtaGGTAATAGCTAAATGATTaagtaggagtagttagaaagggAATATGATTATAGCTCTTAAGATAGTAGTGATGAAAGAAATTATTAATGTAATTAGTATATATGTACCTCAAGTAAGATTAGATGAAAACATCAAATCTAGGTTTTGAGATGACTTAGATGAGGTATTATAAAATATTCCGCCAATTGAAATGTAATAGGAGATATAAATAATCATATCGGAGTGAAAAATAAAGAGTATGATAGGGTGCAtggggttatgagtttggaatgaaaaatggagaagggaaaactatattggattttgcgatagcatatgaccttatactagtaaatata from Zingiber officinale cultivar Zhangliang chromosome 4B, Zo_v1.1, whole genome shotgun sequence includes:
- the LOC121975889 gene encoding ENHANCER OF AG-4 protein 2-like isoform X1; the protein is MPPGRKKGSNRVKAVGQLNLGDLVLAKVKGYPAWPAKISKPEDFERPPDPRKYFVQFFGTNEIAFVVPADIQIFTDESKSKLIARCQGKTVKHFASAVEEICEAFEELNKKQSVESVASPSNSDLEDIKHPVEHSGVSHLKDLEKKVENNASGEPLGVNVDSRSQEACISLDPSSTNLNGSESLLKRKKSSTNDGQIAKKKKPVVSKSDLYPSSHKEKLVITSSDDNKDINIEILPELEIGEPLPKVSAAGGHHDCNDSKSESEHHGKDVSHALQENDGIVAMKKKVLVSKSSFFASGKKKKSTSASPDEIKNTDIQMLSKMEPKGLDLGELDNSCDLKDASKSLKVQEVRSQAVMRRKVLVSKSSSSTSSSNDKLMSINPDDINNEDMIMSPKMETEDLSPKGSAGGFQDHSDSKGENDNEEGDASNAKVLEVGHQTTKVLTEPKQNVDGSGIKSSVALRKQLKGSSGKGNKLSGGKNTKVTSHDSNRESSRNTASGSDSKTSKLPKSLKILKENSFQKGKMHNDPSCTNDHSVASSDVEENFKGRSKKHKYDGSNDSGPAKRVKLVKEDQRKKSMQGDLSLSEKTKKSRNSILIENQFISPTNNDAHVPTVKHAEDMDAGASSAAQITESSVQTDSKLVKKHDTPLSTHIRYKRRSCRIDDDDEVEEIKTPIHKTCSGNLVLSDSGTSVSEQKCHPVIESNKDSPTNKDVTEKAGLTSDQKSSDGITLPINITEKNERKAEKSQSPQTYQSPTKREYQKCSFGDSRTSMLSPKASSSFDEVSKLTDQTSVKSHVKAFDSSGRKSQITPSKFSKSKSESLHLSTNQSVPEKNKALNKSINMKAPSKSNSHNTALTENKHEKRFSSERNTGKDAFIEKRSGMAKEEKLISVSESSFSDSSKSMKHLIAVAQAKRKETQSRYVHPENPISVIVSTPNFIHGMSPSPAALIPFTSANLANKDMKGAYAAMPSDSPYAVPHESSLTNKVDHEEYEHRISPEYRPAGGSLSGGTEAAVARDALEGMVETLSRTKDSIGRATRLAIDCAKYGIAGEVVELLIQKLESEPSFHRRVDLLFLIDSITQCSHTHKGIAGSSYIPAVQEALPRLLNAAAPAGASARENRRQCLKVLRLWLERKIMPDSLLRRYIDDIEIPNDDLSAGVFLKRPSRAERSVDDPIREMEGMQVDEYGSNATFQLPGFLSCRVFEDEEDTPVNIFSDSGIKMPVETASKLEDLDSGAVTPNDRHHHILKDVDGELEMEDVILSKEEKGITRNNFQNNELQHCDSNKSFDPTFANLTELPPLPTIPPPPVDSPPLPPSPPPLPLSPPPSPPPLPSSSPSPPPPPPPPPPPPHLPLSGQLCVSSVSLPPAPSSSSPSLFYPPMQEEFRAANCNQAVHLPNNTMMQGQEAASGNEVVLQQRPNFMANGMSNTQSMNSYSSSRPFEYGQNESYLAPQASHHIRQFQQGNTPFHQIPYPSLPPYAPTAGQTAGHFSHATPMSQQPVQQQYNPYPLPSVSNSHRQYLADEQRRVHTSGFSPDNQHSAWVSTARPSCTGASIVQDGFPRSNIEMPPPNSMGFQLPLHNSVPSAVLPGHNFPQVLPGRPDISGLNCWRPG
- the LOC121975889 gene encoding ENHANCER OF AG-4 protein 2-like isoform X2, encoding MPPGRKKGSNRVKAVGQLNLGDLVLAKVKGYPAWPAKISKPEDFERPPDPRKYFVQFFGTNEIAFVVPADIQIFTDESKSKLIARCQGKTVKHFASAVEEICEAFEELNKKQSVESVASPSNSDLEDIKHPVEHSGVSHLKDLEKKVENNASGEPLGVNVDSRSQEACISLDPSSTNLNGSESLLKRKKSSTNDGQIAKKKKPVVSKSDLYPSSHKEKLVITSSDDNKDINIEILPELEIGEPLPKVSAAGGHHDCNDSKSESEHHGKDVSHALQENDGIVAMKKKVLVSKSSFFASGKKKKSTSASPDEIKNTDIQMLSKMEPKGLDLGELDNSCDLKDASKSLKVQEVRSQAVMRRKVLVSKSSSSTSSSNDKLMSINPDDINNEDMIMSPKMETEDLSPKGSAGGFQDHSDSKGENDNEEGDASNAKVLEVGHQTTKVLTEPKQNVDGSGIKSSVALRKQLKGSSGKGNKLSGGKNTKVTSHDSNRESSRNTASGSDSKTSKLPKSLKILKENSFQKGKMHNDPSCTNDHSVASSDVEENFKGRSKKHKYDGSNDSGPAKRVKLVKEDQRKKSMQGDLSLSEKTKKSRNSILIENQFISPTNNDAHVPTVKHAEDMDAGASSAAQITESSVQTDSKLVKKHDTPLSTHIRYKRRSCRIDDDDEVEEIKTPIHKTCSGNLVLSDSGTSVSEQKCHPVIESNKDSPTNKDVTEKAGLTSDQKSSDGITLPINITEKNERKAEKSQSPQTYQSPTKREYQKCSFGDSRTSMLSPKASSSFDEVSKLTDQTSVKSHVKAFDSSGRKSQITPSKFSKSKSESLHLSTNQSVPEKNKALNKSINMKAPSKSNSHNTALTENKHEKRFSSERNTGKDAFIEKRSGMAKEEKLISVSESSFSDSSKSMKHLIAVAQAKRKETQSRYVHPENPISVIVSTPNFIHGMSPSPAALIPFTSANLANKDMKGAYAAMPSDSPYAVPHESSLTNKVDHEEYEHRISPEYRPAGGSLSGGTEAAVARDALEGMVETLSRTKDSIGRATRLAIDCAKYGIAGEVVELLIQKLESEPSFHRRVDLLFLIDSITQCSHTHKGIAGSSYIPAVQEALPRLLNAAAPAGASARENRRQCLKVLRLWLERKIMPDSLLRRYIDDIEIPNDDLSAGVFLKRPSRAERSVDDPIREMEGMQVDEYGSNATFQLPGFLSCRVFEDEEDTPVNIFSDSGIKMPVETASKLEDLDSGAVTPNDRHHHILKDVDGELEMEDVILSKEEKGITRNNFQNNELQHCDSNKSFDPTFANLTELPPLPTIPPPPVDSPPLPPSPPPLPLSPPPSPPPLPSSSPSPPPPPPPPPPPPHLPLSGQLCVSSVSLPPAPSSSSPSLFYPPMQEEFRAANCNQAVHLPNNTMMQGQEAASGNEVVLQQRPNFMANGMSNTQSMNSYSSSRPFEYGQNESYLAPQASHHIRQFQQGNTPFHQIPYPSLPPYAPTAGQTAGHFSHATPMSQQPVQQQYNPYPLPSVSNSHRQYLADEQRRVHTSGFSPDNQHSAWVSTARPSCTGASIVQDGFPRSNIEMPPPNSMGFQLPLHNSVPSAGHNFPQVLPGRPDISGLNCWRPG